In one window of Eleutherodactylus coqui strain aEleCoq1 chromosome 10, aEleCoq1.hap1, whole genome shotgun sequence DNA:
- the LOC136580496 gene encoding zinc finger protein 432-like — protein MKKKNFTERILNHALGIIYLLTGEEYVIVKKNSPHSATHLLSGEVPIKCGDVSIYFSMEEWDFIEGHKDLYQEVTLKNQKILHSSEILEDIIADAHNETLSDTDDESGRRNSQQAEESHSICPVTVPDMFMDRLEAPVQSEKGNGETNENDILQVEIDSETYLGEYYHGHMSGDRQAEEHLARIREKEIHGDTWAVHPVPSENSMDRTFQDEPYNMTCSLNGSVDDDMSILRGFQEEDSPTKSPSYETGNVTFTLASKECEPSSLPLNENYSHTNRDKPVAKKQLDVRNVRKISERLSKLSPWAPERTAREKGKSHQCDDCGKYFDYKSNLIRHQRTHTGEKPYGCEECDKRYATKSHLTIHKRSHLSGKPHQCNECGKHFTYKSQIAMHQRTHTGEKPHTCNLCGKHFAYKSYLIIHQRIHTGERPHVCPQCGKCFTDKSNLRKHQNTHVENKTFACRECGKDFNSKHTYITHQRTHQGAKYK, from the exons GTGCCAATAAAATGTGGGGATGTCTCTATCTATTTTTCAATGGAAGAGTGGGATTTTATAGAGGGACATAAGGATCTCTACCAGGAAGTAACGCTGAAGAATCAAAAGATACTCCATTCATCTGAAATCTTGGAAGATATCATTGCAG ATGCCCATAATGAGACTCTGTCAGATACTGATGATGAGAGTGGAAGGAGAAACAGTCAGCAGGCCGAAGAGTCTCACAGCATCTGTCCAG TTACTGTTCCAGACATGTTTATGGACAGACTGGAAGCACCTGTACAGAGCGAGAAAGGGAACGGTGAGACCAATGAAAACGACATTCTGCAAGTGGAAATAGATTCGGAGACCTATTTAG GTGAATATTACCATGGTCACATGTCTGGTGATAGGCAGGCAGAGGAGCACCTTGCAAGAATTCGGGAGAAGGAAATCCATGGTGACACCTGGGCAG tacatCCTGTTCCTTCCGAGAACTCCATGGACAGAACTTTTCAAGACGAACCTTACAACATGACCTGTTCACTTAATGGATCGGTTGATGATGATATGAGCATTTTGCGTGGCTTTCAAGAAGAGGATTCACCGACCAAGTCCCCCTCTTATGAAACAGGGAATGTCACCTTTACATTGGCTTCTAAAGAATGTGAACCGAGCTCGTTACCTCTCAATGAGAACTATAGCCATACGAACCGTGATAAACCAGTGGCTAAGAAACAGTTAGATGTGAGAAATGTTAGAAAGATATCGGAAAGGCTTAGTAAATTATCTCCTTGGGCGCCCGAACGAACCGCACGAGAAAAAGGAAAATCCCATCAATGTGACGACTGCGGGAAATACTTCGATTACAAATCCAACCTCATCagacatcaaagaactcacacggGTGAAAAACCATACGGCTGCGAAGAATGTGATAAACGGTATGCCACTAAATCTCACCTAACCATTCACAAGAGATCGCACCTCAGCGGGAAGCCTCACCAATGCAATGAGTGTGGGAAACACTTTACATATAAGTCACAAATTGCAATGCATCAAAGGACCCACACCGGGGAGAAGCCACACACTTGCAACCTGTGTGGGAAGCACTTTGCCTACAAATCCTATCTTATCATTCACCAGAGGATCCACACGGGGGAGCGCCCGCATGTTTGCCCACAGTGCGGTAAATGCTTCACAGACAAGTCCAACCTTCGAAAGCACCAAAATACTCACGTAGAGAACAAAACATTTGCCTGTAGAGAATGCGGCAAAGACTTCAATTCCAAACATACTTACATTACCCATCAGAGGACACACCAGGGAGCCAAATATAAGTAA